A genomic window from Candidatus Zixiibacteriota bacterium includes:
- a CDS encoding YkgJ family cysteine cluster protein has translation MGESTNQAPESPGGAVAVRVSISTPDGEIRGTVHIDPGPMSLGDLVPLALELTDITVALASRREQKAGRAISCRAKCGACCRQMVALSAPECFYLMDRIETWAEASRHEVLSRFQTAEKRLVAARLVELFLSDNYDDERALEVAPHYFALGIPCPFLVDESCGIHPHRPTACREHNVTSPAAWCVDPINNPIMKVPMPQPISAALARLVAELANDAPRLIPLTLAPRWVERHGALRRQTWPGMELFTRFLAQVSALPTSR, from the coding sequence ATGGGCGAGAGCACGAATCAGGCACCGGAATCACCGGGCGGGGCGGTGGCTGTGCGAGTCTCGATTTCGACGCCTGACGGCGAGATTAGGGGTACGGTTCACATCGACCCGGGGCCAATGTCGTTGGGGGATCTGGTTCCCCTGGCGCTCGAATTGACAGACATCACGGTCGCCTTGGCGAGTCGCCGTGAACAGAAAGCGGGGCGGGCGATCTCCTGCCGGGCCAAATGCGGGGCCTGTTGCCGGCAAATGGTCGCCCTTTCGGCCCCTGAGTGTTTCTATCTGATGGACCGGATTGAGACGTGGGCGGAAGCGAGTCGGCACGAAGTACTGTCGCGGTTTCAAACGGCTGAAAAGCGTCTGGTCGCTGCCCGTCTTGTGGAACTGTTTCTTTCCGACAATTACGATGATGAGCGGGCCCTCGAAGTCGCGCCGCACTACTTTGCTCTGGGGATTCCCTGTCCCTTTCTGGTCGACGAGTCCTGCGGCATCCATCCTCACCGTCCCACGGCCTGCCGGGAACACAACGTGACGTCGCCGGCGGCGTGGTGCGTCGATCCGATCAACAATCCGATCATGAAGGTGCCGATGCCGCAGCCGATCTCGGCGGCGCTGGCCAGGTTGGTCGCGGAATTGGCGAACGACGCGCCGCGTCTGATTCCCCTGACGTTGGCGCCCCGATGGGTGGAAAGACACGGTGCCTTGCGGCGGCAGACCTGGCCGGGGATGGAGTTGTTCACGCGTTTTCTGGCGCAGGTCAGCGCGTTACCCACCTCACGGTGA